The Wolbachia endosymbiont of Oedothorax gibbosus region GGTTATTACAACTTTTTCTTCGTTTCAAGGCAACCGATAAGGGATATTAAATCTAATTTTTATAATCATTTAAATCTAGTACTATTTTATTAATGTAGCGCTCATTTGCATCTTTGATAATAAACTTCATACCATTTTTATATTTAATGACTTCATCTACAGAAGGCACTTTACCAGCAATCGAAAGAATCAAACCACCAAGTGTAACATAGTCTTCTTCAGGGTCACGTAATTCTATTTTTAGATCCTCTTCTATATCTTTTATAAGAGCCCTTGCTGACACTTCAAACTTGTTTTGAGACAATTCAGTAATGGTATATTCTGAATTTATTTCGTTCTCACTATCAACGTTTGGTATTAGCTCTTCTATAAGATCGGTCATTGAAATTAAACCATCAGTTCCACCATATTCATCCAATACGATAGCTAAGCATGATTTAGAAGATTTCATTCTAATAAAAAGATTAGTTGTCTTCATCGAGGGCGGAACAAATATTACGCTTTGTATAATATTTCTCAGATTAAAATTTTTATCCCTATTAAAAATAACATCTTTTACATAAAAA contains the following coding sequences:
- a CDS encoding transporter associated domain-containing protein — its product is MSKKRTLVEKIVYKIFLFLFKKVSVLEKCATEALMKNLPDLNIFNGLLKFRDCGIMDIMTPRTEIYAVNIESSEREIIKKIKNTCHTKIPIYRNNFDNVIGFFYVKDVIFNRDKNFNLRNIIQSVIFVPPSMKTTNLFIRMKSSKSCLAIVLDEYGGTDGLISMTDLIEELIPNVDSENEINSEYTITELSQNKFEVSARALIKDIEEDLKIELRDPEEDYVTLGGLILSIAGKVPSVDEVIKYKNGMKFIIKDANERYINKIVLDLNDYKN